From the genome of Triticum aestivum cultivar Chinese Spring chromosome 3B, IWGSC CS RefSeq v2.1, whole genome shotgun sequence, one region includes:
- the LOC123066601 gene encoding expansin-B11: protein MAKTCTLVLLGALVVLSLLVSPIACSSKLAKATGHHKPAAVRGQKNQTSTNPSLSAAYGGGWLPAGATYYGNPNGAGSDGGACGYQTAVGHRPFSSMIAAGSSPLFMAGMGCGACYDVKCTSNSACSGKPVTVVITDLSPGNLYPGEPCHFDMSGTALGAMAKPGMANKLRAGGVIRMQYKRVPCKYPGVNIAFRVDQGSNPFYFKTLIEFVGDDGDLKAVDLKEAGSRAWTPMAQDWGALWRLNNGRRLRAPFCLKLTSESGRVLVVNNVIPVNWKAGATYRSLVNYL, encoded by the exons ATGGCGAAAACTTGCACCTTAGTGCTGCTTGGCGCACTGGTGGTGCTCTCACTCCTTGTAAGCCCCATTGCTTGCTCCAGCAAGCTCGCCAAGGCGACCGGGCACCACAAGCCTGCTGCAGTCAGGGGCCAGAAAAACCAGACCAGCACTAACCCCTCTTTGTCCGCCGCATACGGCGGCGGCTGGTTGCCCGCCGGCGCCACGTATTACGGCAACCCCAACGGCGCCGGAAGCGACG GTGGCGCGTGTGGCTACCAGACCGCTGTTGGGCACCGGCCGTTCTCGTCGATGATCGCCGCTGGGAGCTCGCCTCTATTCATGGCGGGCATGGGCTGCGGCGCGTGCTATGAT GTTAAATGCACGAGCAACTCAGCCTGCTCCGGGAAGCCTGTGACCGTCGTCATCACCGACCTGAGCCCCGGCAACCTCTACCCCGGCGAGCCATGCCATTTCGACATGAGCGGCACCGCCCTGGGCGCCATGGCGAAGCCTGGCATGGCCAACAAGCTCCGCGCCGGCGGTGTCATCAGGATGCAGTACAAGAG GGTGCCATGCAAGTACCCTGGCGTCAACATTGCATTCAGGGTGGACCAAGGCTCCAACCCCTTCTACTTCAAGACCCTGATCGAGTTCGTGGGCGACGACGGCGACCTCAAGGCCGTGGACCTCAAGGAGGCTGGCAGCCGCGCCTGGACGCCAATGGCGCAGGACTGGGGCGCACTGTGGCGCCTCAACAACGGCAGGCGGCTGCGCGCCCCATTCTGCCTCAAGCTCACCTCCGAGTCCGGCAGGGTCCTCGTCGTCAACAACGTCATTCCCGTCAACTGGAAGGCCGGGGCCACGTATCGCTCCCTGGTGAACTACCTCTAA